The following proteins are encoded in a genomic region of Sphingopyxis sp. YF1:
- a CDS encoding polysaccharide deacetylase family protein produces MQDDLRFAETAAEAWAPVAGWRARIRGAARAARIRIEAMRQRPAAAPFVRCLYAHAVFADTVPTFRAFLRAAKQEGEFVDTPTLRAIIADGRPSDGRFFHLSFDDGFASVYEDGGPVMEDERVPYTMFVATDLIDADPKTLNSYFAHMPAYRARVRTLDWPQAKAAAGGIGEIGCHTRTHARLSNISGEPARLADEIAGAKAIIEGHVGRPCDSFAWPYGTATDIDHRGRAAIAAAGFTSNFSAVRGVVRPGTTDVMDIPRHQVEFHWPLRELMVWARGFREA; encoded by the coding sequence ATGCAGGACGATTTGCGCTTTGCCGAAACCGCCGCCGAAGCCTGGGCCCCCGTCGCCGGGTGGCGGGCGCGGATCCGCGGCGCAGCGCGCGCAGCGCGGATCCGGATCGAGGCGATGCGGCAGCGCCCGGCCGCGGCCCCCTTCGTCCGCTGCCTCTATGCCCATGCCGTCTTTGCCGACACGGTGCCGACCTTTCGCGCCTTCCTGCGCGCGGCAAAACAGGAAGGCGAGTTCGTCGACACGCCGACGCTGCGCGCGATCATCGCCGACGGCAGGCCGAGCGACGGGCGCTTTTTCCACCTGAGCTTCGACGACGGCTTCGCGAGCGTCTATGAGGATGGCGGGCCGGTGATGGAGGACGAGCGCGTCCCCTATACGATGTTCGTTGCGACCGACCTGATCGACGCCGATCCCAAGACGCTGAACAGCTATTTCGCGCATATGCCCGCCTATCGCGCGCGCGTGCGCACGCTCGACTGGCCGCAGGCGAAGGCGGCCGCGGGGGGCATCGGCGAGATCGGGTGCCACACGCGCACGCATGCGCGGCTGTCCAATATCTCCGGCGAGCCCGCGCGCCTTGCTGACGAGATCGCGGGCGCCAAGGCGATCATCGAGGGTCATGTCGGCCGGCCCTGCGACAGTTTCGCCTGGCCCTATGGCACCGCGACCGACATCGATCATCGCGGTCGTGCGGCGATCGCCGCGGCGGGCTTTACGAGCAATTTCAGCGCCGTCCGCGGCGTCGTCCGGCCGGGCACGACCGACGTGATGGACATTCCGCGCCACCAGGTCGAATTCCACTGGCCGCTGCGCGAACTGATGGTGTGGGCACGGGGGTTTCGCGAGGCATGA
- a CDS encoding hemerythrin domain-containing protein, which yields MAESRIFDRLKADHDRHRDLLDRIDATQGDSDERRYLFENFRVEVTAHAASEEMSLYATMLARPDLRDEAQHSVAEHKEIEDLLTELYEMDFASTGWLTRFRTMKHRYLHHIDEEEEEMFPQAEDGLSAAKKKEIAAIFEQQKPKEKAKAADEAPSSEGARE from the coding sequence ATGGCGGAAAGCAGGATATTCGACCGGCTGAAGGCCGATCACGACCGGCATCGCGATCTGCTTGATCGCATCGACGCGACGCAGGGCGACAGCGACGAACGCCGCTATCTGTTCGAAAATTTCCGCGTCGAGGTCACCGCGCATGCGGCATCGGAGGAGATGTCGCTCTACGCGACGATGCTCGCGCGGCCCGACCTGCGCGATGAGGCGCAGCACAGCGTGGCCGAGCACAAGGAAATAGAGGATCTGCTGACCGAGCTTTACGAGATGGATTTTGCGTCGACCGGCTGGCTGACGCGTTTCCGCACGATGAAGCACCGCTATCTCCACCATATCGACGAAGAGGAAGAAGAGATGTTCCCCCAGGCCGAGGACGGCCTGTCGGCGGCGAAAAAGAAGGAGATCGCAGCGATCTTCGAACAGCAAAAGCCAAAGGAAAAGGCCAAGGCCGCTGACGAGGCGCCGTCGAGTGAAGGCGCGCGCGAGTAA
- a CDS encoding [protein-PII] uridylyltransferase, with the protein MSELFAGLDDRRAIIDRRALADRLEGVAAGTSDSGQRRRAMVDLLKGALDDGRAEITRRLLAHPSSGLVAAQATAFLIDQIVRLSHDFTVEHLYPASNRSAGERITLIAVGGYGRGEMAPHSDIDIGFLTPFKQTSWTEQVIEAQLYTLWDLGLKVGHSSRSLDEMIRAAKDDLTSRTALLEARFVWGDRTLYDQASARFDAEVVAGNARAFVAEKLAERDDRHKRMGDSRYVVEPNVKEGKGGLRDLHTLFWIGKFIHRVRTVPELVDAGLLTARELRQFARAENFLLAVRCHLHTLAGRAEDRLTFDFQPEIARRMHFAERPGKSAVERFMQLYFLHAKSVGDLTGTFLAHLDEQMAARGRRFLPTLRRRPGKLHGFVLDRGRLALPSDDYFREDPVRLIEIFALADKHGLEIHPQAMRQARHDAKLIDARGVRRIARANALFLDVLTSPRDPETVLRWMNEAGVFGRFVPDFGRVVAQMQFDMYHHYTVDEHTIRAIGLLADIEQNRLEGDHPLSTAIMDQIHSRRVIYCAVLLHDIAKGRGGDHSVLGAELALRVCPRLGLTEAETETVSWLVRHHLLMSATAFKRDLADFKTILDFAQVVQSPERLRLLLVLTVVDIRAVGPGVWNSWKRQLLTELFDAAEEVLRLGHKQKGREARIASKKEMVAAQFGFDDKTFDKLAKRLPESYWIAEPVEVIAANLFHMRQAGTAPLHIAAVPDDDRGATLVMVLAADHPGLFYRIAGGIHLAGGNIIDARIHTTRDGLALDNFLVQDPLGRPFDEAGQIGRLTRAIEDALANRQKLLPKLEARALPRTRAEAFRIAPSVFIDNKASNRFTVIEVNAQDRPALLNQLAYALFQSKVTVHSAHVATYGERAVDTFYVTDLIGDKIDSAARVKGLEKRLLEAAGSRSEEAVAA; encoded by the coding sequence ATGAGCGAACTCTTCGCCGGATTGGACGACCGGCGCGCGATCATCGATCGCCGCGCGCTCGCCGACCGGCTGGAAGGCGTCGCCGCCGGCACCAGCGACAGCGGCCAGCGGCGCCGCGCGATGGTCGACTTGCTCAAGGGGGCGCTTGACGATGGCCGCGCCGAAATCACGCGCCGCCTGCTCGCGCATCCCTCGTCGGGACTCGTCGCGGCGCAGGCGACCGCCTTCCTGATCGACCAGATCGTGCGCCTCAGCCACGATTTCACCGTCGAACATCTCTATCCCGCGAGCAATCGCTCGGCGGGCGAGCGCATCACGCTGATCGCGGTCGGGGGCTACGGCCGGGGCGAAATGGCGCCGCACAGCGACATCGACATCGGCTTCCTCACCCCGTTCAAGCAGACGAGCTGGACCGAACAGGTGATCGAGGCGCAGCTCTACACGCTCTGGGATCTCGGGCTGAAGGTCGGTCACAGCTCGCGCTCGCTCGACGAGATGATCCGCGCCGCGAAGGACGATCTCACCAGCCGCACTGCATTGCTCGAAGCGCGCTTCGTCTGGGGCGACCGGACGCTCTACGACCAGGCTTCGGCGCGCTTCGACGCCGAAGTGGTCGCGGGCAATGCCCGCGCCTTCGTCGCCGAAAAACTCGCCGAACGCGACGACCGGCACAAACGGATGGGCGATTCGCGCTACGTCGTCGAACCCAATGTGAAGGAGGGCAAGGGTGGGCTGCGCGATCTCCACACGCTCTTCTGGATCGGCAAGTTCATCCACCGCGTGCGTACCGTCCCCGAACTGGTCGATGCGGGGCTGCTCACCGCGCGCGAACTCCGTCAGTTCGCGCGCGCCGAGAATTTCCTGCTCGCGGTGCGCTGCCACCTCCACACGCTCGCGGGCCGCGCCGAGGACCGGCTGACCTTCGACTTCCAGCCCGAGATCGCGCGCCGCATGCATTTTGCCGAGCGCCCGGGCAAGAGTGCGGTCGAGCGCTTCATGCAGCTCTATTTTCTGCATGCCAAAAGCGTCGGCGACCTGACCGGCACCTTCCTCGCGCATCTCGACGAGCAGATGGCAGCGCGCGGTCGCCGCTTCCTGCCGACCCTGCGCCGCCGCCCGGGCAAGCTCCACGGTTTCGTCCTCGACCGCGGCCGGCTCGCACTGCCGTCGGACGATTATTTCCGCGAGGATCCGGTGCGCCTGATCGAAATCTTCGCGCTCGCCGACAAGCACGGGCTCGAAATCCATCCGCAGGCGATGCGCCAGGCGCGCCACGATGCCAAGCTGATCGATGCGCGCGGGGTACGGCGCATCGCGCGCGCCAACGCGCTGTTCCTCGACGTGCTGACCTCGCCTCGCGATCCCGAAACGGTGCTGCGCTGGATGAACGAAGCCGGGGTGTTCGGCCGCTTCGTGCCCGACTTCGGCCGCGTCGTCGCGCAGATGCAGTTCGACATGTACCATCATTATACCGTCGACGAGCATACGATCCGCGCGATCGGGCTGCTCGCCGACATCGAGCAGAACCGGCTCGAGGGCGACCATCCGCTGTCGACCGCGATCATGGACCAGATCCATTCGCGGCGCGTCATCTATTGCGCGGTGCTGCTCCACGACATCGCCAAGGGGCGCGGCGGCGACCACAGCGTGCTCGGCGCCGAACTCGCGCTGCGCGTCTGCCCGCGTCTCGGGCTGACCGAGGCCGAGACCGAGACCGTCTCCTGGCTCGTCCGCCACCACCTGCTGATGTCGGCGACCGCGTTCAAGCGCGACCTCGCCGACTTCAAGACGATCCTCGACTTCGCGCAGGTCGTGCAAAGCCCCGAACGCCTGCGCCTGCTCCTCGTGCTCACCGTCGTCGACATCCGCGCGGTCGGCCCGGGCGTCTGGAACAGCTGGAAACGGCAATTGCTCACCGAATTGTTCGACGCCGCCGAAGAGGTGCTGCGCCTCGGCCACAAGCAGAAGGGGCGCGAGGCGCGGATCGCAAGCAAGAAGGAAATGGTCGCGGCGCAGTTCGGCTTCGACGACAAGACCTTCGACAAGCTCGCGAAGCGCCTCCCCGAAAGCTACTGGATCGCCGAGCCGGTCGAGGTGATCGCGGCGAACCTGTTCCATATGCGGCAGGCCGGCACTGCGCCGCTCCACATCGCCGCGGTGCCCGACGACGATCGCGGCGCGACGCTGGTGATGGTGCTCGCCGCCGATCACCCCGGGCTCTTCTATCGCATCGCGGGCGGCATCCACCTCGCCGGCGGCAACATCATCGACGCGCGCATCCACACGACGCGCGACGGCCTCGCGCTCGACAATTTTCTCGTCCAGGACCCGCTCGGGCGTCCGTTCGACGAGGCAGGGCAGATCGGCCGGCTCACCCGCGCGATCGAGGATGCGCTCGCCAACAGGCAGAAACTGCTTCCCAAGCTCGAGGCACGCGCTCTCCCGCGCACCCGCGCCGAAGCCTTTCGCATCGCCCCCAGCGTCTTCATCGACAACAAGGCTTCCAATCGCTTCACCGTGATCGAGGTCAACGCGCAGGATCGCCCGGCGCTGCTCAACCAGCTCGCCTATGCGCTCTTCCAGTCGAAGGTGACGGTGCACAGTGCACACGTCGCGACCTATGGCGAGCGCGCGGTCGACACTTTCTACGTCACCGACCTGATCGGCGACAAGATCGACAGCGCGGCGCGGGTGAAGGGGCTGGAGAAACGCCTGCTCGAAGCCGCGGGGAGCCGGAGCGAGGAAGCGGTGGCGGCCTAG
- a CDS encoding tetratricopeptide repeat protein — MDHLLHLPKRAVALGLAWFALAAASPAPSTAERIADLLDAGKPIEAFSLAQAKAGEGDPEGQFAFGWFYDSGEHLTADKAKAVASYRQCADAGLSQCQWRLGVMLDTGEGLAEDPVAAFDLLSKAAAQGNVQAKVDLAVMHATGRGTPLDYAKANSLYEAAAAAGEARGFFGVGLLYLDGQGVPRDGETAAAWFSVATALGDPSAKAMTDRLLAGQKTDVLDRIAEKANAIYAQYVAPLTAAAPAAPPARPARTP; from the coding sequence ATGGACCATCTGCTTCACCTTCCCAAACGCGCCGTCGCGCTCGGCCTCGCCTGGTTCGCGCTCGCCGCGGCATCGCCCGCACCGTCCACCGCCGAACGGATCGCCGATCTGCTCGACGCGGGCAAGCCGATCGAGGCTTTTTCGCTGGCGCAGGCCAAGGCCGGTGAGGGCGATCCCGAAGGGCAGTTCGCGTTCGGCTGGTTCTACGACAGCGGCGAGCATCTGACCGCCGACAAGGCGAAGGCAGTCGCCAGCTACCGGCAATGCGCCGATGCCGGGCTCAGCCAGTGCCAGTGGCGGCTGGGCGTGATGCTCGACACCGGCGAGGGACTTGCCGAGGACCCGGTCGCCGCCTTCGACCTTTTGTCGAAGGCGGCGGCGCAGGGCAATGTCCAGGCGAAGGTCGACCTTGCGGTGATGCACGCCACCGGGCGCGGGACGCCGCTCGACTATGCCAAGGCGAACAGTTTGTACGAAGCCGCCGCCGCTGCCGGCGAAGCGCGCGGCTTCTTCGGCGTCGGCTTGCTGTACCTCGACGGACAGGGGGTGCCGAGAGATGGCGAGACCGCCGCGGCGTGGTTCTCGGTCGCGACCGCGCTCGGCGATCCGTCGGCGAAGGCGATGACCGATCGGCTGCTCGCGGGGCAGAAGACCGATGTGCTCGATCGCATCGCCGAAAAGGCCAATGCCATCTACGCCCAGTATGTCGCGCCGCTGACCGCGGCGGCACCGGCCGCACCGCCTGCGCGCCCCGCCAGGACACCCTGA
- the mutS gene encoding DNA mismatch repair protein MutS codes for MSASVALSAAKPSSPAATPMMAQYWSLKEKAGDCMLFYRMGDFFELFFDDAKAAAATLDIALTSRGEHDGQPVPMCGVPVHSAESYLARLIRAGHRVAIAEQVETPAEAKARGGSKALVARDIVRFVTAGTLTEEALLEGRSANRLAALAEVGSEGLVAIAAADISTGRFEVVAVPREAVDAELARLAPSELLVGEGAETLPAWGGVRQLVRRPQGDFASGPGQRRLEALFGVQTLDGFGQFSRGELAAMGAVAAYLDHVGTGGTVFLQPPVRHLASGRMAIDAATRESLELVRTMAGARDGSLLGTIDRTVTAAGARLLADDLASPLTDRDAILDRLDLVDALARDALWRGDLRATLRALPDAGRALGRLVAGRGGPRDLAQLRDALAGARMLRERLGRRPDLPPLLARLLPGLDGHGALVDELTRALIETPPVDAAQGGYVAEGYDHALDALRETARDGRKAIAALEADYRDRTGIASLKIRHNGVLGYHVEVPAKHADALMAPESGFTHRQTLAGVVRFNSSDLHDAASRVTQAGVHAIAAEAAHLEALTAAAVARREAIAASCDVLARLDVAAALADHAMSHNWCRPDLVDGPCLDVTGGRHPVVEAALAKSGERFVPNDVALSQADRLWLVTGPNMGGKSTFLRQNALIVVLAQAGGFVPASAVKLGLVDRLFSRVGASDNLARGRSTFMVEMVETAAILAQATPNSFVILDEVGRGTSTYDGLALAWAVVEAVHEVNQCRCLFATHYHELTRLAESLGALSLHHVRAREWQGDLVLLHELADGPADRSYGLAVARLAGVSPKVVKRAEAVLAKLEAGREKTGGLAAGLDDLPLFAATLAAEPEAAKDALRETLAGIDPDALTPREALDALYRLKQVEAGA; via the coding sequence ATGTCCGCTTCCGTCGCTCTCTCCGCCGCAAAACCCTCGTCCCCCGCCGCGACGCCCATGATGGCGCAATATTGGTCGCTCAAGGAAAAGGCGGGCGACTGCATGCTTTTTTACCGCATGGGCGACTTTTTCGAGCTGTTCTTCGACGACGCGAAAGCGGCGGCAGCGACGCTCGACATCGCGCTCACCTCGCGCGGCGAACATGACGGGCAGCCGGTGCCGATGTGCGGGGTGCCCGTACATTCGGCCGAATCCTATCTCGCGCGGCTGATCCGGGCGGGGCACCGCGTCGCGATCGCCGAACAGGTCGAAACCCCCGCTGAAGCGAAGGCGCGCGGCGGATCGAAGGCGCTCGTCGCGCGCGATATCGTGCGCTTCGTCACCGCGGGCACGCTGACCGAAGAGGCGCTGCTCGAAGGGCGCAGCGCCAATCGCCTCGCCGCGCTTGCCGAGGTCGGCAGCGAGGGACTGGTCGCGATCGCCGCGGCCGATATTTCGACCGGACGCTTCGAGGTGGTCGCGGTCCCGCGCGAGGCGGTCGACGCCGAACTTGCGCGGCTGGCTCCGTCTGAACTGCTCGTCGGCGAAGGGGCCGAGACGCTTCCTGCCTGGGGCGGCGTGCGCCAGCTTGTCCGGCGCCCACAGGGCGATTTTGCGAGCGGGCCCGGGCAAAGGCGGCTTGAGGCGCTCTTCGGGGTCCAGACGCTCGACGGCTTCGGGCAATTCTCGCGCGGCGAACTCGCCGCGATGGGGGCGGTCGCCGCCTATCTCGATCATGTCGGAACCGGCGGGACGGTTTTCCTTCAGCCGCCGGTGCGCCATCTGGCTTCGGGGCGGATGGCGATCGACGCCGCGACGCGCGAAAGCCTCGAACTCGTCCGCACCATGGCGGGTGCGCGCGACGGCAGCCTGCTCGGTACGATCGACCGCACGGTGACCGCGGCGGGCGCGCGGCTGCTCGCCGACGATCTCGCCAGCCCGCTTACCGACCGGGACGCGATCCTTGATCGGCTCGACCTCGTCGACGCCCTTGCGCGCGATGCGCTGTGGCGCGGCGACCTGCGCGCGACCCTGCGCGCGCTGCCCGACGCCGGGCGGGCGCTCGGACGGCTCGTCGCTGGCCGCGGCGGACCGCGCGATCTCGCGCAGCTTCGCGATGCGCTCGCGGGCGCGCGGATGTTGCGCGAACGGCTCGGTCGCCGCCCCGACCTGCCGCCGCTGCTCGCGCGCCTGCTGCCGGGACTCGACGGTCACGGCGCGCTCGTCGACGAACTGACGCGCGCGCTCATCGAAACGCCGCCGGTCGACGCCGCGCAGGGCGGCTATGTCGCCGAGGGTTACGACCATGCGCTCGATGCGCTGCGCGAAACCGCGCGCGACGGGCGCAAGGCGATTGCCGCCCTGGAAGCCGACTATCGCGACCGTACCGGCATCGCCTCGCTCAAGATTCGCCACAATGGTGTGCTCGGCTATCATGTCGAGGTGCCCGCGAAGCATGCCGACGCGTTGATGGCGCCAGAATCGGGCTTCACCCACCGCCAGACCCTCGCGGGCGTCGTGCGCTTCAATTCCTCTGACCTCCACGACGCCGCGAGCCGGGTGACGCAGGCGGGCGTCCACGCGATCGCTGCCGAGGCCGCGCATCTTGAGGCGCTTACCGCCGCCGCTGTCGCGCGGCGCGAGGCGATCGCCGCTTCGTGTGACGTGCTCGCGCGGCTCGACGTCGCCGCTGCGCTCGCCGACCATGCGATGAGCCACAATTGGTGCCGCCCCGATCTTGTCGACGGCCCCTGTCTTGACGTGACCGGCGGCCGTCATCCGGTGGTCGAGGCGGCGCTGGCAAAATCGGGCGAACGCTTCGTGCCGAACGATGTTGCGCTGTCGCAGGCTGACCGGCTCTGGCTGGTCACGGGTCCGAACATGGGCGGTAAATCGACCTTCCTGCGCCAGAATGCGCTGATCGTCGTGCTCGCGCAGGCGGGCGGCTTCGTGCCCGCCTCGGCGGTGAAGCTCGGGCTTGTCGACCGCCTCTTCAGCCGTGTCGGCGCATCCGACAATCTCGCGCGCGGGCGCTCGACCTTCATGGTTGAAATGGTCGAAACCGCTGCGATCCTCGCGCAGGCCACCCCGAACAGCTTCGTCATCCTCGACGAGGTCGGGCGCGGCACCTCGACATACGACGGTCTCGCGCTCGCCTGGGCGGTGGTCGAGGCGGTGCACGAGGTGAACCAGTGCCGCTGCCTCTTCGCGACGCACTATCATGAACTCACGCGCCTCGCCGAAAGCCTGGGCGCGCTTTCGCTCCACCATGTCCGCGCGCGCGAGTGGCAGGGCGATCTGGTGCTCCTTCACGAACTGGCCGACGGTCCCGCCGACCGCAGCTACGGCCTCGCCGTCGCGCGTCTCGCGGGCGTGTCGCCCAAGGTGGTCAAGCGCGCCGAAGCGGTGCTCGCCAAGCTCGAGGCCGGACGCGAAAAGACCGGCGGGCTCGCGGCGGGGCTCGACGACCTGCCGCTCTTCGCCGCGACGCTCGCCGCCGAACCCGAGGCGGCGAAGGACGCGCTGCGCGAGACACTCGCAGGCATCGACCCCGACGCGCTGACCCCGCGCGAGGCGCTCGACGCGCTCTACCGCCTCAAGCAGGTCGAGGCCGGGGCATGA
- a CDS encoding formyltransferase family protein, which translates to MTLRVALMTSGPVGGSGVVLDRLTRVPEVEIACLIVSETIVAKRSRTKMLKKVWKIGLLGALNGIRIRKWFGHDMRTDAREVAKAHGIPIVTVPRVNCDETVAALKRHAPDLGISVGNSYIASRVFTVPREGFINFHGELLPEYPGAQSVIWPIYFGRTQTGYTIHRIDKGIDTGAVLYKRAVDIDFQPRLADTIRRTNDRVREELPEAFAALLADWDAHAAVAVPQQAGRHFTTPTFTQYLRIERNNRRLARARDA; encoded by the coding sequence ATGACGCTGCGCGTCGCCCTGATGACGAGCGGCCCGGTCGGCGGATCGGGCGTGGTACTCGACCGGCTGACCCGCGTTCCCGAGGTCGAGATCGCCTGCCTGATCGTGTCCGAAACGATCGTCGCGAAACGCAGCCGGACCAAGATGCTCAAAAAGGTCTGGAAGATCGGGCTGCTCGGCGCGCTCAACGGCATCCGCATTCGGAAATGGTTCGGCCACGACATGCGCACCGACGCGCGCGAGGTGGCAAAGGCGCACGGCATCCCGATCGTGACCGTGCCGCGCGTCAATTGCGACGAGACGGTCGCGGCGCTGAAGCGACATGCCCCCGACCTCGGCATTTCGGTCGGCAATTCCTATATCGCGTCGCGCGTCTTCACCGTGCCGCGCGAAGGCTTCATCAATTTCCACGGGGAACTGCTCCCCGAATATCCGGGCGCGCAGAGCGTGATCTGGCCCATCTATTTCGGCCGCACCCAGACGGGCTACACGATCCACCGCATCGACAAGGGGATCGACACCGGCGCGGTGCTCTACAAGCGCGCGGTCGACATCGATTTTCAGCCACGGCTTGCCGACACGATCCGGCGCACCAACGACAGGGTGCGCGAGGAACTGCCCGAGGCCTTTGCCGCACTGCTCGCCGACTGGGATGCGCACGCAGCGGTGGCGGTGCCGCAACAGGCCGGACGGCACTTCACCACCCCGACGTTCACACAATATCTGCGTATCGAGCGCAACAACCGGCGGCTGGCGCGCGCGCGCGACGCCTAA